CTGATTTCGCCCTCACGGATGTTCAGGGCAAGGAAGTGAAGCTTGCGGACTACAAAGACAAGGTCGTGGTCCTCGAGTGGATCAACTTCAATTGCCCGTTTGTGAAGAAGCACTACAGTAAGAACAGCATGCCCGCGCTGCAGGAAAAATACACGGCCAAGGATGTGGTCTGGCTGTGCATCAACTCCGGCCCGGAAAAACCCAAGGCCGGTAGCTTCGGTCCTGAGGAAATGGCAAAAATGGCTGAGAAGAACGGCAGCAAAGCCGCACACATCCTTCTCGATCGCGACGGCAGCGTTGGCAAAGCCTACGGCGCCAAAACCACACCGCACATGGTGGTGATCAACAAAGGCGACATCGTTTACGAAGGTGCCATCGATAGCATCGCCAGCGCCGACACCGCGGATCTGGAAAAAGCCGACAACTATGTGGTCGCCGCCCTCGATG
This window of the Oceaniferula flava genome carries:
- a CDS encoding redoxin domain-containing protein encodes the protein MFKSIKHAMMGLGLAVGLSAVATAGEAPDFALTDVQGKEVKLADYKDKVVVLEWINFNCPFVKKHYSKNSMPALQEKYTAKDVVWLCINSGPEKPKAGSFGPEEMAKMAEKNGSKAAHILLDRDGSVGKAYGAKTTPHMVVINKGDIVYEGAIDSIASADTADLEKADNYVVAALDAVLAGEKVSKTKTKGYGCSVKY